In one Alnus glutinosa chromosome 14, dhAlnGlut1.1, whole genome shotgun sequence genomic region, the following are encoded:
- the LOC133857635 gene encoding sulfate transporter 2.1-like, producing MAAPATETSSPEEIPDLEKNASHAERAQWVLNAPEPPSPWHELIDSVTDTVLPCGNKFLSLKNQPGPELVVSFLQGVFPILVWCRSYTATKFKNDLLAGLTISSLCIPQSIGYATLAKLDPQYGLYTSVVPPLIYAAMGTSREIAIGPVAVVSLLLPSMIQQLQDPVADPISYTKLVLTATFFAGIFQAAFGILRLGFLVDFLSHAAIVGFVAGAAIVIGLQQLKGLLGISHFTTKTDIISVLESVWRAIHHHWDPHNFILGCAFLSFILIARFLAKKKRRLFWLPAIAPLLSVILSTLIVFLTRADEHGIKIVKHIKGGINPSSVHQLQLNGPYVGEVAKVGLIVAVVALTEAIAVGRSFASIRGYHLDGNKEMVAMGFMNIIGSFTSCYVATGSFSRSAVNFSAGCETLVSNIVMAITVIISLQLFTRLLYYTPLAILASIILSALPGLIDLNEAYNIWKIDKFDFLTCIAAFFGVLFASVEIGLLVAVGISFAKIVLISIRPGTETLGRIPGTDMFCDINQYPMAAKTPGVVIIRVKSALLCFANANIIVERTMRWVTEEAEDTKGNAKRTIQLVVLDTSSLMDIDTSGIASLRELHKNLTSHGMEFAIASPRWQVIHKLRLANFVSKIGGNVFLTVGEAVDASLGAKRATIQA from the exons ATGGCTGCTCCAGCCACGGAGACCTCCTCACCGGAGGAAATCCCGGACCTCGAGAAGAATGCCAGCCATGCCGAAAGGGCTCAGTGGGTGCTTAATGCCCCCGAGCCGCCAAGTCCGTGGCATGAGCTCATTGATTCTGTGACGGACACCGTTTTACCTTGTGGAAACAAGTTCTTGTCCCTCAAGAATCAGCCTGGACCAGAACTTGTCGTTTCATTCTTGCAAGGTGTATTCCCGATCCTTGTTTGGTGTCGAAGCTACACGGCAACAAAATTTAAGAACGATTTGCTGGCTGGTCTAACTATTTCTAGCCTCTGCATCCCCCAG AGTATTGGATATGCAACTTTAGCAAAACTTGATCCCCAATATGGCCTCT ATACGAGTGTGGTGCCGCCTCTTATTTATGCTGCTATGGGAACTTCAAGAGAGATAGCAATTGGACCCGTAGCTGTGGTTTCACTGCTTTTGCCCTCGATGATTCAGCAGTTACAGGATCCTGTGGCTGATCCAATTTCCTACACAAAGCTTGTTTTGACGGCAACATTCTTTGCAGGGATCTTTCAAGCTGCCTTTGGAATTCTCAG GTTAGGATTTCTTGTGGATTTCCTATCCCATGCTGCTATTGTGGGATTTGTGGCTGGAGCAGCCATAGTAATTGGGCTTCAACAACTGAAGGGACTACTTGGGATCAGTCACTTCACAACCAAGACTGATATAATATCTGTGTTGGAATCAGTTTGGAGAGCAATTCATCATCAT TGGGATCCTCATAACTTTATCCTTGGGTGTGCATTCCTGAGTTTCATCCTAATTGCTCGATTTCTG gcaaaaaagaaaaggagactCTTCTGGCTACCCGCCATTGCTCCTCTCCTCTCTGTTATATTATCCACTCTCATTGTTTTTCTGACAAGAGCGGATGAACATGGCATTAAGATTGTGAAACACATCAAAGGAGGCATCAATCCAAGCTCAGTTCATCAGTTACAGCTCAATGGCCCTTACGTCGGAGAAGTGGCTAAAGTTGGACTGATTGTTGCCGTTGTTGCACTCACG GAAGCGATCGCTGTCGGCCGATCTTTTGCATCGATAAGAGGATACCACCTTGATGGAAACAAAGAAATGGTTGCCATGGGCTTCATGAACATCATAGGTTCTTTCACTTCTTGCTATGTTGCAACTG GATCATTCTCACGCAGTGCAGTAAACTTCAGTGCCGGTTGTGAAACTTTAGTCTCCAATATTGTGATGGCAATTACAGTGATTATATCATTACAATTGTTCACAAGGCTCTTATATTACACTCCATTAGCAATCCTTGCGTCAATAATTCTTTCTGCACTTCCGGGACTCATTGACCTTAATGAAGCTTACAATATTTGGAAGATTGATAAATTTGATTTCCTTACTTGCATCGCAGCCTTCTTCGGCGTGTTGTTTGCATCCGTGGAGATCGGCCTTCTAGTTGCG GTAGGGATATCGTTTGCAAAGATCGTTCTCATCTCAATTCGACCAGGAACAGAAACTCTTGGACGAATTCCTGGAACTGATATGTTCTGCGACATCAACCAGTATCCCATGGCTGCAAAAACTCCTGGAGTTGTGATAATCCGTGTTAAGTCCGCCTTGCTCTGTTTTGCAAATGCAAATATCATTGTAGAAAG GACTATGAGATGGGTTACAGAAGAAGCGGAGGACACAAAAGGAAATGCAAAAAGGACTATTCAACTCGTAGTTCTTGACACGTCCA GTCTAATGGACATCGACACATCAGGAATTGCTAGCCTTCGGGAATTGCATAAGAATCTCACGTCACATGGAATGGAG ttcGCCATTGCCAGTCCAAGGTGGCAAGTTATTCACAAGCTAAGGCTAGCGAACTTTGTGAGTAAAATTGGAGGAAATGTCTTCTTGACTGTTGGAGAAGCTGTGGATGCAAGTCTTGGTGCAAAAAGGGCTACCATTCAAGCGTAA